Genomic DNA from Azospirillum brasilense:
CGTACCTGGACGGGATGATCCTGTGAAGCCTCGCAATTCCGGTTCCGTCGTGCGCCTTGCCGCCCCGCTGCGGGCGCTCGCCCAGCGCTTCTCCTTCCTTCTGCTGGTGCTCGCCTCCGTCGCCCTGATGATGGTGGGCCGGATCGACGCGCTGTCGGTGGACAGCGCGCGCGCGCGGGTGACCGACGCTTTCGCCCCGATCCTCGACGCGATCTCGCGCCCCGCCGCCACCGCCGCCCATGTCGTGGAGTCGGTGGTCGAGGTGCAGAACGCCTTCGAGGAGAACCAGCGGCTGAAGGCGGAGAACGCTCGGCTGCTGCAGTGGAAGCAGGCGGCGCTGCGGCTGGAGGCGGAGAACATCAGCCTGCGTTCCCTTCTCAAGGCGACGCCGGAGCCGTCCTCCTCCTTCATCACGGCGCGGGTCATCGCGGCTCCCGGCAGCTCCTTCCTGCGCACGCTGGTGGTCACCGCCGGCCGTCGCGACGGGGTGCGCAAGGGGCAGGCGGCCATCGCCGGCAGCGGGCTGGTCGGCCGGGTGATCGAGGTCGGGGAATGGTCGGCGCGCGTCCTCCTGCTGACCGACATCAACACCCGCATCCCCGTCGTGCTGGAGCGCTCGCGCCAGCGGGCGGTGATGGCGGGCGACAATTCCGACCAGACCCGGCTCCTCTACCTGCCGCCGGAAGCGCCGGTTCAGGTGGGCGAGCGGGTGGTGACCTCCGGTCACGGCGGGCAGTTCCCGCCGGGGCTGCCGGTGGGCGTGGTGTCCTCGGCCGGTGAACGTGGCGTCCGGGTGCAGCCGAACGTCGACCTGTCGCGGGTTGAACACCTGCAGCTGGTCGAGTTCAGCCTGCCGGGAAGCGAGACGGAACCGTCGTCCGAGTCGAAATGACGCTGACCTTGTGGCAGCGGCTGGACAAGACGGGGCGGAATCTCGCGCCCTTCGCGGTGACGGTCATGCTGGCGCTGGCCGGGATGATCCCGGTGCCGCTGCCCGGCTATGCGTCGGTGGCGCCTTTCCTGACCGCCATCGCCGTCTATTATTGGGCGATCCACCGGCCCGACCTGATGGGGCCGGGCACCGCCTTCCTGATCGGTTTGCTGCAGGACCTGCTGACCGGCGGACCGCTGGGGGTGAACGCGCTGGTGCTGGTGCTGGTCCATTGGGCGGTGTCCAGCCAGCGGCGCGTCCTGGTGTCCAGCACCTTCGCCCTGATGTGGTTCGGCTTCGGGCTGATCATGATGGGCGTGGCCTGCATCCAGTGGCTGGCCTTCTCGGCGCTCCAGGCGACGGTGCTGCCGTTCCGGCCGGCGCTGTTCCAGGCGCTGCTGACCATGGCCTTCTTCCCGGCCATCGCCTGGATGCTGATCCGCGTGCACCGCGCGTTTCTTCAGGGATGATGGGCCAGGTTGATGGACTGGGGTGAGGTCAGGGATAGCCGGCAGGGATGATCTGGCAGGGGATGTGAGCCTTTGACTGCGATGGACCGCGACACCGACCGCTACCGCCTGCTGACCCGCCGCGCCGCCGTGCTGGGCGGGTTGAAGCTCGCCGGTCTGTCCGCTCTGGTCGGGCGGCTCTATTACCTGCAGGTGGTGGAGTCCGCGCGCTTCACCATGCTGGCCGAGGAGAACCGCATCAGCCTGCGGCTGGTCGCCCCGTCGCGCGGCACCATCGTCGACCGGTTCGGCGCGCCGCTGGCGGTGAACCAGCAGAACTACCGCGTCGTCGTGGTGTCCGAGCGCACCCGCAACATCCAGGACACGCTCGACAAGATCTCCAAGATCGTCCCGCTGACCGACGGCGACCGCCGCCGCGTGATGCGCGAGCTGCATCGCAAGCGCCGCTTCGTGCCGGTCACCGTGCGGGAGAACCTGACCTGGGAGCAGGTCGCCACCATCGAGATGAACACGCCGGACCTGCCGGGCGTCGCCATCGAGGTCGGCGAGATCCGCCACTACCCGGAGGCGGAAGCGACCGCGCACATCCTGGGCTATGTCGGCGCCGTGTCGGAGGCGGAGCTGAACGGCGACCCCGTGCTGTCGCTGCCCGGCTTCCGCATCGGCAAGGCGGGGATGGAGAAGTATCACGAGAAGGCGCTGCGCGGCACGGCGGGCACCAGCCAGCTCGAGGTCAACGCGGTCGGGCGCGTCATCCGCGAGCTGTCGCGCGACGAGGGGCAGCCGGGCCGCGAGGTCCAGCTGACCATCGACATCGGCCTGCAAAAATTCGTGCAGCAGCGGCTGGCGCAGGAGGTCAGCGCCTCCTGTGT
This window encodes:
- the mreC gene encoding rod shape-determining protein MreC, coding for MKPRNSGSVVRLAAPLRALAQRFSFLLLVLASVALMMVGRIDALSVDSARARVTDAFAPILDAISRPAATAAHVVESVVEVQNAFEENQRLKAENARLLQWKQAALRLEAENISLRSLLKATPEPSSSFITARVIAAPGSSFLRTLVVTAGRRDGVRKGQAAIAGSGLVGRVIEVGEWSARVLLLTDINTRIPVVLERSRQRAVMAGDNSDQTRLLYLPPEAPVQVGERVVTSGHGGQFPPGLPVGVVSSAGERGVRVQPNVDLSRVEHLQLVEFSLPGSETEPSSESK
- the mreD gene encoding rod shape-determining protein MreD; this translates as MTLTLWQRLDKTGRNLAPFAVTVMLALAGMIPVPLPGYASVAPFLTAIAVYYWAIHRPDLMGPGTAFLIGLLQDLLTGGPLGVNALVLVLVHWAVSSQRRVLVSSTFALMWFGFGLIMMGVACIQWLAFSALQATVLPFRPALFQALLTMAFFPAIAWMLIRVHRAFLQG